GCGTACCGTCTGCGCCACCAGATTGGCGACCGTTTCCAGAAAACGGGTACAGGAGGGCAGACGCGTGTCGGTGCGCGCCATCGGTTGTGCTGCCAGCACTCCCAGCGGTTTCGAGTCCGGCCCCATCAGCGGCACAGCAATAAACGGCAGGTTATAGTCATACAGCCCCAGTCGATCGAGAAATCGCGGGTCATCCGCGAGGCGCGGCAACACCAGCGACTGGCCCTGCGCCAGCACCGTTCCCACCAGTCCTTCTCCGGCCCGATAACGAACCCTGGCGCTGTCGCTAAGCTGGGATATATCGGCCTCCGGCAACGCTTCGATCGTCAGCAATTCCTGCTGGCTATCGTACAGACAAATCATCCCGTGCTGCATAAAGGCATCGTTGTGCAGCACGTACAACACGTCCTGTAACGTCTGACCTATCTCAGTTGCCCGGCTGAGTACCACGCTAATGCGCTGCATGGCGGTAAATTGCTGGGACAGGTCAAAGCGCCAGACCGTGGTCTCTGATGGAGATTGCTGGGTCATTTGGAGCCTCCGGTCAGTGAAGCAAATAAGGGAAACCGCAGGGTCAGGCAAGAGCCTCCCTCGGACGGGGAGGTCAGTTCAATCGCACCATGGTGATGCGCCACCAGAGTCTGGATCAAACGCAGTTCCATGCCTTTGCCTGGCGCGTTTAACGCATCCGGTGCGTGGGTGTATTGCACATGTCTGAGTGGCACGTTGTCGCATAAGTAAAAAGCCAGCCAGCCCTCTTCTTCATGCGCATAGATCTGGGTTTGCAGGCTGAATGCAGGGAGCCCGGCCGCCAGGTCGAGCGTGCGATCCAGCCACAAACTCAGACAAGCGAGGATCTGGGTGCGCTGGCCGAAACATACCAGGTGTGGCGAGTCCTGGGTGACCTCCAGGCTGTCTCCCTGTTGATAGCGGGTATGGTACAGCGCGCGCAGGTCGGCAAAGAAATCATGCAGCGACCACAGGGCCGCGTGCTCCAGATCCAGCGAAGGCCGACAGCGTTGCAGTCGTGCCATCGCTTCTTCTCCCTCGTGCCAGGCGGAGTCGAGGGCCACGTTACTGTGGTCGGTACCGTTCAACCGTCGCGCGGCGGCCAGCATATTGATCGGGCAATTTAGCTGGATCAGCGCCGCATCGAGTGAGTCGCGGATCGCCGCCAGCAATTTGCCGCTAGTCATATGTTGTTTCAGGCGATCCAGCCGTCCCTGTTCCTGCTGCTGTTGTTGCTGGGTGTGATCGGTGATAACCACCAGCGTGCGCGTCAGGCTGTTATCCACAAAATAACGGCTGGCTTCCTCACTGACGCCCGGCAGCGTCCAGCAATTCACCCGCAGCCAGCGTACCGCGCCACACAGCATCACCGGGATCACCGCACCCTCGGCAAACTCTTTTTTACGGCGGGAGAAGTCCAGCTCTGTCAGCAGCTCTTTGCCACCACAATCGGCACATAAGGTTTTGTAGGTCAGGTTGTCCATCACCACCTGATCCTGTTCATCCACCACCACCACAGCGGCCGGGATATTATTCAGCACGGCTTCCGTCAGCGTCATTTGATTGCGCAGACGTTGTTCCAGCGCGTAGCCGGTGCTGATATCGCGCTGCATCGCCAGATAGTGTTCCAGCTCGCCGCAGGCATTGATCACCGGGGTGATATCGATTTCCACCAGAAACAGGCTACCATCGCGACGGCGGTTAATTAATTGTCCGCGCCACGGCTGACGCAGATGCAGGGTGCGCCACATATCGTCATAGATGATGCGCGGGGTTTGTTTGCTGGCCAGCAGGCGGGGATTTTGTTGCAGCAATTCATCCAGCGCATAACCGGTCTGACGGCAGAACGCCGGGTTAGCATAAATAATGCGTGCCTCGGCATCCGTCAGCGAGATGGCAATCGGTGCCTGTTCGACCATGGTCAGGAACAAACCGGGATGTTGCTGAGAAAGCCCTCGTGCAATGGCTTGCGGTTCAGCGGCATCCATCATCATGTGCTCAGTCATCGCACTCTCCGGATTTCAGGTTCGGTTGTGTCGCAGTTATGACAATTTGTCCCACCTGCCGACAGGGATCGCAGGCGGTGACGGTTCGAAATAACCATGCAAACTGTAAGCCTTAGGTGTGGACTACCCGCCTTAACCTTGATCCAGATCGGGATTTCACCGCTTTTCACCGCTTATTCCGCGCAGAATGCGCCAGTCACGCGCCCGTTGCTCACCGCAGACAGGCGAAAAAAGCATCACGCTGGTGCGCAGCGGCTCACTACAGTGCAACGTCGGCATGCCAGATAACTGGCACAGCATTCGCAATAACAAACGGACTGATACTTTCACTCCACAGGAGCGCGTTATGGCGAACGTCGGTATTTTTTTTGGCACAGACACGGGGAAAACCCGCAAGATTGCGAAGCTGATCCACAGGAAACTGGGGGATGTGGCGGATGCCCCGGTCAATATCAATCGTATCTCGCTGGAGACCTTTCTTTCCTACCCGGTGCTGGTACTGGGTACCCCCACGCTGGGCGATGGGCAATTGCCGGGAATGAATGCCGGTTGTGAGGAGGCATCATGGGGAGAGTTTATGGCACAGCTTGAGGGAACAAGCCTGAGCGGTAAAACCGTGGCTCTGTTCGGACTTGGCGACCAGGTTGGCTACCCGGATAACTTTGTCAGCGGCATGCGTCCGCTGTATGACACTCTGAAAAACTGTGGCGCACAGTTGATCGGCCAGTGGCCCAATCAGGGATATGAATTCACCACTTCGGCGTCGCTGGAAGAGGGGGCGTTTGTTGGCCTG
The window above is part of the Pantoea cypripedii genome. Proteins encoded here:
- the nifL gene encoding nitrogen fixation negative regulator NifL, producing MTEHMMMDAAEPQAIARGLSQQHPGLFLTMVEQAPIAISLTDAEARIIYANPAFCRQTGYALDELLQQNPRLLASKQTPRIIYDDMWRTLHLRQPWRGQLINRRRDGSLFLVEIDITPVINACGELEHYLAMQRDISTGYALEQRLRNQMTLTEAVLNNIPAAVVVVDEQDQVVMDNLTYKTLCADCGGKELLTELDFSRRKKEFAEGAVIPVMLCGAVRWLRVNCWTLPGVSEEASRYFVDNSLTRTLVVITDHTQQQQQQEQGRLDRLKQHMTSGKLLAAIRDSLDAALIQLNCPINMLAAARRLNGTDHSNVALDSAWHEGEEAMARLQRCRPSLDLEHAALWSLHDFFADLRALYHTRYQQGDSLEVTQDSPHLVCFGQRTQILACLSLWLDRTLDLAAGLPAFSLQTQIYAHEEEGWLAFYLCDNVPLRHVQYTHAPDALNAPGKGMELRLIQTLVAHHHGAIELTSPSEGGSCLTLRFPLFASLTGGSK
- a CDS encoding flavodoxin yields the protein MANVGIFFGTDTGKTRKIAKLIHRKLGDVADAPVNINRISLETFLSYPVLVLGTPTLGDGQLPGMNAGCEEASWGEFMAQLEGTSLSGKTVALFGLGDQVGYPDNFVSGMRPLYDTLKNCGAQLIGQWPNQGYEFTTSASLEEGAFVGLVLDQDNQYDLTEERLDAWLDTIRPVMV